In one Culex quinquefasciatus strain JHB chromosome 2, VPISU_Cqui_1.0_pri_paternal, whole genome shotgun sequence genomic region, the following are encoded:
- the LOC6037850 gene encoding protein obstructor-E, producing MFALTILLVTLTLAGVTPTDLPDVQCHPTDTHFVDDPRACNKYFTCYRGEPISQLCPPGFRFVESMQACYEASVEQCFPCPEQGLHFFAHPKSCGKYVMCHTGVPTEKVCSEGMLFNPAVGQCDLEERVTCEV from the exons ATGTTCG CCTTAACGATCCTACTCGTCACACTAACTCTTGCCGGAGTTACTCCCACGGACCTTCCGGACGTCCAGTGCCACCCAACGGATACGCACTTTGTGGACGACCCACGGGCGTGCAACAAGTACTTCACCTGCTACCGTGGAGAACCGATCTCGCAGTTGTGCCCACCAGGATTCCGGTTCGTGGAGTCCATGCAGGCCTGCTACGAGGCCAGCGTTGAGCAGTGTTTTCCCTGTCCGGAGCAGGGATTGCATTTTTTCGCTCATCCCAAGTCCTGCGGGAAGTACGTGATGTGTCATACGGGAGTACCCACCGAGAAGGTGTGCTCCGAAGGGATGTTGTTCAATCCGGCCGTTGGGCAGTGTGATTTGGAGGAGAGGGTCACTTGTGAAGTGTAG